A stretch of Ascochyta rabiei chromosome 6, complete sequence DNA encodes these proteins:
- a CDS encoding Arabinan endo-1,5-alpha-L-arabinosidase yields MKSALAVSAALSVLSATADAYTNPLSCSGTCTNAHDPSLVRRDDGTYYRFSTGGKVAVHTAPSIQGPWTYKGAALPNGSKINKAGNQDLWAPDVIKVGSKYYLYYSVSAFGGQDSAVGVATSTTMDVGSWTDLGSTGVESVAGSKFNAIDGNLQSANGKLYMNFGSFWSDLFQIEMTATPTKVAKAVTAATQVALVPTSPQAQEAAFGYQYGNYYYLFFSVGSCCGFDTSRPAAGKEYKIQVCRSSSVSGPFVDKSGKSCLQGGGTTVLESHGWVYGPGGQGILSDTSLGPVIYYHYVDTRIGYADGQKQFGVNKLDFSSGWPVV; encoded by the exons ATGAAGTCTGCTCTGGCTGTATCCGCAGCTCTCTCTGTTCTATCAGCAACAGCAGACGCCTACACCAACCCGCTATCTTGTAGTGGGACTTGCACAAACGCCCACGACCCCTCCCTCGTTCGTCGCGACGACGGCACCTACTACCGCTTCTCCACCGGCGGCAAAGTCGCGGTCCACACCGCGCCCTCAATCCAAGGTCCATGGACGTACAAGGGCGCCGCCCTACCCAACGGCTCTAAGATCAACAAAGCTGGCAACCAGGATCTCTGGGCCCCAGACGTGATCAAAGTCGGCTCGAAAtactacctctactactcGGTCTCGGCCTTCGGTGGCCAGGACTCCGCTGTCGGTGTAGCAACGTCAACGACTATGGATGTGGGCTCCTGGACTGATTTGGGCAGTACTGGTGTGGAATCTGTTGCAGGCAGCAAGTTCAACGCCATCGATGGTAATTTGCAGTCCGCGAACGGAAAATTGTACATGAACTTTGGATCTTTCTGGAGCGATCTGTTCCAGATCGAGATGACGGCCACACCAACCAAGGTGGCAAAAGCAGTCACTGCCGCAACGCAGGTAGCGCTCGTACCAACATCTCCTCAAGCGCAGGAGGCTGCTTTTGGGTACCAGTATGgaaactactactacttgTTCTTCAGTGTAGGGAGCTGCTGTGGTTTCGACACGAGTCGGCCTGCTGCCGGGAAGGAGTACAAGATCCAGGTCTGTCGATCGAGCTCTGTATCAGGGCCGTTT GTTGACAAGAGCGGCAAGTCTTGCCTCCAAGGTGGCGGTACCACCGTTCTCGAATCCCACGGCTGGGTCTATGGTCCTGGTGGTCAAGGAATCCTCAGCGATACCTCACTCGGCCCAGTTATCTACTATCACTACGTTGATACACGTATCGGATATGCCGACGGCCAGAAGCAGTTCGGTGTCAACAAACTTGACTTTTCGAGTGGGTGGCCGGTCGTGTGA
- a CDS encoding lipoamidase activity, variant 2 has product MINMPKTEKAPIAHRSSISTASAAGGSTRSSSWSAQDDEALIQARTQGLNWNQIAPKHFPSKSPNACRKRHERLMERMNAEQWDGVKLDVLAQAYMDVRREMWSLLAARVNEKWQLVETKCMEKGLKNLSQAARSASKKQGFQGTYADHEDSAIGVSDFDEESDDHHTEMVMPVASAQYPQYAGSYPSQQQRVPSIQSMLHQHSMQYASHQLVHPHTHAHTQPQSAFPPSN; this is encoded by the exons ATGATCAACATGCCTAAGACGGAGAAGGCCCCAATCGCACACCGCAGCTCCATCTCTACTGCATCGGCAGCTGGTGGAAGCACACGAAGCTCATCATGGTCTGCGCAAGACGATGAGGCCCTCATCCAAGCCAGAACTCAAGGCCTCAACTGGAACCAGATTGCGCCAAAGCACTTTCCAAGCAAGTCGCCAAATGCTTGCCGGAAACGTCACGAGCGATTGATGGAGAGGATGAATGCCGAGCAATGGGATGGAGTCAAACTGGACGTTCTGGCACAAGCGTACATGGACGTTCGCCGGGAGATGTGGAGTCTCCTCGCTGCCCGAGTCAATGAAAAGTGGCAATTGGTCGAGACCAAG TGCATGGAGAAAGGCCTCAAGAACCTGTCGCAGGCTGCTAGGTCAGCATCGAAGAAGCAGGGCTTTCAGGGTACTTACGCCGACCACGAAGACAGCGCAATAGGCGTTTCTGACTTCGATGAAGAATCAGACGATCACCACACTGAGATGGTAATGCCGGTCGCGTCGGCTCAATACCCCCAGTACGCGGGAAGCTATCCGTCTCAGCAGCAGCGGGTACCAAGCATCCAGTCTATGTTACATCAGCATTCGATGCAATATGCTTCCCACCAGCTAGTGCACCCGCACACCCACGCGCATACACAGCCGCAGTCTGCGTTCCCTCCTTCCAACTAA
- a CDS encoding Nicotinate phosphoribosyltransferase — protein sequence MAAAVANLPEGIMSLLDTDLYKLTMQCCVLKFFPDVSVTYSFTNRTPNKKLSRAAFKWLQVQVDKLENIEVSPDELDFLKKNCPYLNSQYLLFLSTFHLKPSKQLRLSFTASQDTGSDEDLGDFRIDTEGLWLDTILYEIPLLALVSEAYFKFVDKDWTYEGQVEKAYQKGAKLLEEGCIFSEFGTRRRRDYHTQDLVLQGLRRAADEGKTAGWKGKLSGSSNVHFAHKHELLPVGTVAHEWFMGVAAITNDYEHANEIALQYWTATFGEGVLGVALTDTFGTPTFLKAFKKQIPNITTAIEGGSATLASAASTTDPSVQTLASTQPPIHAGPEGANRPRKTYAEVFTGVRQDSGDPLDFVKMMREFYDQEGIKDKKTIVFSDSLNLELCFKYKAAAEAAGFQPTFGVGTFLTNDFVEKSTGNKSVPLNIVIKIASASGRHAVKISDNIGKNTGDKATVEEVKQRLGYTEKEWAGGDEKTRWGTAKQQ from the exons ATGGCTGCGGCCGTCGCGAACCTGCCCGAGGGCATCATGTCCCTCTTGGACACCGATTTGTACAAATTGACTATGCAGTGTTGTGTACTCAAGTTCTTCCCCGATGTATCAGTCACATACAGCTTCACCAACCGAACACCGAACAAGAAGCTCAGCCGCGCAGCCTTCAAGTGGCTGCAGGTGCAGGTAGACA AGCTCGAGAACATTGAGGTTTCACCAGACGAACTCGATTTTCTCAAGAAGAACTGCCCCTACCTGAACAGCCAGTACCTGCTGTTCCTCTCCACTTTTCACCTCAAGCCCTCAAAACAGCTCCGACTCTCGTTCACCGCGAGTCAAGACACGGGCTCAGACGAAGACCTCGGCGACTTCCGCATCGACACTGAAGGGCTATGGCTGGATACTATTCTGTACGAGATTCCGCTCCTCGCTCTCGTGAGCGAAGCATATTTCAAGTTTGTCGACAAGGACTGGACCTACGAGGGACAAGTCGAGAAGGCGTACCAGAAGGGCGCAAAGCTACTGGAAGAGGGCTGCATATTCTCCGAGTTCGGTACAAGACGGCGAAGAGACTACCACACACAAGACCTCGTCCTTCAGGGACTGCGCCGGGCTGCAGACGAGGGCAAGACCGCAGGGTGGAAGGGCAAGCTGTCTGGATCAAGCAACGTGCACTTCGCCCACAAGCACGAATTGTTACCAGTGGGTACAGTCGCGCACGAGTGGTTCATGGGCGTCGCAGCCATCACGAACGACTATGAACACGCCAACGAGATCGCTCTACAGTACTGGACAGCGACTTTCGGCGAGGGGGTACTGGGTGTTGCGCTGACAGATACTTTCGGCACACCAACTTTCTTGAAAGCGTTCAAGAAGCAGATTCCCAACATCACAACCGCTATCGAAGGTGGCAGTGCTACACTAGCATCCGCAGCAAGCACAACCGATCCATCCGTGCAGACGCTAGCATCGACACAACCACCAATCCACGCAGGACCTGAGGGCGCCAACAGACCGAGGAAAACGTACGCAGAGGTATTCACCGGTGTGCGCCAAGACTCTGGAGACCCATTGGACTTTGTCAAGATGATGCGGGAGTTCTACGATCAAGAAGGTATCAAGGACAAGAAGACTATCGTTTTCTCAGACTCATTAAACCTCGAGTTGTGCTTCAAGTACAAGGCTGCGGCTGAGGCGGCAGGATTCCAGCCCACATTTGGTGTGGGCACGTTCTTGACCA ATGATTTCGTCGAAAAGTCGACGGGCAACAAATCTGTGCCACTCAACATTGTCATCAAGATCGCCTCCGCATCCGGCCGCCACGCTGTCAAGATTAGCGACAACATCGGCAAGAACACAGGCGACAAGGCGACGGTCGAGGAAGTTAAGCAAAGACTTGGATACACGGAGAAAGAGTGGGCGGGTGGGGACGAGAAGACGAGATGGGGGACTGCAAAGCAGCAATGA
- a CDS encoding Cytochrome-b5 reductase, with protein sequence MLVAVSLLAISLSILIYHHPPSTWPAYFAPAQGPPKRSQEDEDGDAPAERQREESQGSQADDSMTLSDLSPATTPKAATSDANAPTIPSFTLDEHHSSSESDDEDNLPPPSFPALNSAQRASKPAPPTFSMQPPPPPTSNGMGPPSRPSSSPSLMTPPPRVAASNLRPLPTQSTPSQALRGPAAGLVPPRGPVPNRGPVPNRGPPISNGSLALPPSGNPSLIKTPNARNKVQLTPGHSPLDWANLQRSSSNLSGVSSLVRVTPSMLKFQNGRKGKDGKTKDAWSAYQGKVYNISPYLPYHPGGEGELRRAAGKDGTKLFMEVHPWVNWENMLGECMVGILVSEEQAPSRSTLDDMD encoded by the coding sequence ATGCTCGTGGCGGTTTCTCTCTTGGCCATATCGCTCTCGATACTCATCTACCACCATCCGCCCTCGACATGGCCAGCCTACTTTGCCCCCGCCCAGGGCCCGCCCAAGAGGTCGCAGGAGGATGAAGATGGAGATGCCCCCGCCGAGCGGCAACGAGAAGAGTCGCAAGGCAGCCAGGCAGACGATAGCATGACACTGAGCGACTTGTCGCCTGCAACGACCCCAAAAGCTGCCACCAGCGATGCAAATGCCCCAACCATACCCTCTTTCACACTTGACGAGCACCACAGCTCGAGCGAAAGCGACGATGAAGACAATCTCCCACCGCCCTCATTCCCAGCCCTGAACTCTGCGCAGCGGGCGTCCAAGCCAGCGCCGCCGACCTTCTCGATGCAGCCGCCACCGCCTCCTACATCGAATGGCATGGGCCCACCATCGAGGCCCTCCTCGTCGCCCTCTCTCATGACACCGCCACCACGAGTCGCCGCCTCAAATCTGCGCCCCTTGCCTACGCAGTCCACTCCGTCCCAGGCTCTTCGTGGGCCCGCCGCAGGTCTCGTGCCACCTCGCGGCCCCGTTCCCAACCGCGGCCCCGTCCCGAACAGAGGCCCACCCATCTCAAACGGGTCTCTGGCTCTGCCGCCCTCAGGCAACCCCAGCCTCATCAAAACGCCTAACGCGCGAAACAAAGTTCAGCTTACCCCCGGCCACTCACCCCTGGACTGGGCGAACCTCCaacgcagcagcagcaacctCTCCGGCGTATCCTCCCTTGTGCGCGTTACGCCTTCAATGCTGAAGTTCCAGAACGGGCGCAAAGGCAAAGACGGCAAGACCAAAGACGCGTGGTCAGCATACCAGGGCAAGGTCTATAACATCTCACCCTACCTGCCGTACCACCCtggcggcgagggcgagcTGAGGAGAGCTGCCGGCAAAGACGGAACGAAGCTGTTCATGGAAGTACATCCATGGGTCAACTGGGAGAATATGTTGGGCGAGTGCATGGTCGGCATATTGGTGTCCGAGGAGCAGGCGCCGAGTAGGAGCACGTTGGACGATATGGATTAG
- a CDS encoding lipoamidase activity has translation MINMPKTEKAPIAHRSSISTASAAGGSTRSSSWSAQDDEALIQARTQGLNWNQIAPKHFPSKSPNACRKRHERLMERMNAEQWDGVKLDVLAQAYMDVRREMWSLLAARVNEKWQLVETKCMEKGLKNLSQAARSASKKQGFQESDDHHTEMVMPVASAQYPQYAGSYPSQQQRVPSIQSMLHQHSMQYASHQLVHPHTHAHTQPQSAFPPSN, from the exons ATGATCAACATGCCTAAGACGGAGAAGGCCCCAATCGCACACCGCAGCTCCATCTCTACTGCATCGGCAGCTGGTGGAAGCACACGAAGCTCATCATGGTCTGCGCAAGACGATGAGGCCCTCATCCAAGCCAGAACTCAAGGCCTCAACTGGAACCAGATTGCGCCAAAGCACTTTCCAAGCAAGTCGCCAAATGCTTGCCGGAAACGTCACGAGCGATTGATGGAGAGGATGAATGCCGAGCAATGGGATGGAGTCAAACTGGACGTTCTGGCACAAGCGTACATGGACGTTCGCCGGGAGATGTGGAGTCTCCTCGCTGCCCGAGTCAATGAAAAGTGGCAATTGGTCGAGACCAAG TGCATGGAGAAAGGCCTCAAGAACCTGTCGCAGGCTGCTAGGTCAGCATCGAAGAAGCAGGGCTTTCAGG AATCAGACGATCACCACACTGAGATGGTAATGCCGGTCGCGTCGGCTCAATACCCCCAGTACGCGGGAAGCTATCCGTCTCAGCAGCAGCGGGTACCAAGCATCCAGTCTATGTTACATCAGCATTCGATGCAATATGCTTCCCACCAGCTAGTGCACCCGCACACCCACGCGCATACACAGCCGCAGTCTGCGTTCCCTCCTTCCAACTAA
- a CDS encoding Fructose-bisphosphate aldolase: MAPDLSQNKAVRLVKHAADNHYAICATCCYNVEGILASVRAAEAKRSPLIIQLFPWAVQYANGILVHAAREAADNASVPVALHMDHAQTPEMVKRAANFERGFDGIMVDMSHYDDNLEKTAELVKYCNERGIITEAEPGRIDGGEDGVGDLSDLGLEAILTTPEQAEEFVATGINWLAPAFGNVHGNYGPKGPQLDYERLKRVHKKVGDRVSLVLHGAGAEWFQEKLLRECIDCGVAKMNINDAFNTDFTRIMHEQASKTPITGLIEKATDAMQKSIEQYMDWMGSSGMADKIQ; the protein is encoded by the coding sequence ATGGCTCCCGATCTCTCCCAGAACAAGGCTGTTAGGCTGGTCAAGCATGCTGCCGATAACCACTATGCGATTTGCGCAACTTGTTGCTACAACGTTGAAGGGATTCTGGCTTCAGTAAGAGCCGCAGAGGCCAAACGATCGCCTTTGATTATACAACTTTTCCCATGGGCGGTTCAGTACGCCAACGGTATCCTCGTCCACGCGGCACGCGAAGCCGCCGACAACGCCAGCGTACCAGTTGCGCTGCACATGGATCACGCGCAAACACCAGAGATGGTGAAGAGAGCGGCAAACTTCGAGAGAGGGTTCGATGGCATCATGGTCGACATGTCCCATTACGACGACAACCTAGAGAAGACGGCAGAACTTGTCAAGTACTGCAACGAGCGCGGCATCATCACCGAGGCGGAGCCCGGGCGCATCGATGGCGGGGAAGACGGAGTGGGGGACTTGTCAGATCTGGGGTTGGAGGCGATCCTCACAACACCGGAGCAGGCCGAAGAATTTGTTGCCACGGGGATAAACTGGCTGGCTCCCGCTTTCGGCAACGTACATGGCAATTACGGGCCGAAAGGGCCACAGCTGGACTACGAGCGCCTGAAGCGCGTACACAAGAAAGTTGGCGACCGTGTCAGCCTGGTGCTGCACGGTGCTGGCGCAGAGTGGTTCCAAGAGAAACTGCTGAGGGAATGCATCGATTGCGGCGTTGCGAAGATGAACATCAACGACGCGTTCAACACCGATTTCACGCGAATTATGCACGAGCAGGCGAGCAAGACACCCATCACCGGGCTGATCGAGAAGGCGACGGACGCAATGCAGAAGAGCATCGAGCAGTACATGGACTGGATGGGCTCCTCAGGAATGGCAGACAAGATCCAGTAG